From a single Solanum dulcamara chromosome 4, daSolDulc1.2, whole genome shotgun sequence genomic region:
- the LOC129885705 gene encoding protein FLOURY 1-like, translating into MQIIRFVYFLFILCSVFEFNKRFLGCFLDFVFMDCVESLKRLSMNADLGFGFLVIGWFGQLYKVLGLFLLFGLGLRVLQFSWYFYGKSGELRNGCCSKIDFDGKCSAKMKFCKSGLLKLLMNSNLEVGKNETRNGGLLDKVKCVSDEELDDEREEYEQECYDEDKVFDVLSLRKMVELERHRANAACLELEKERMAAATAAEETMAMILRLQNEKSLVEMEANQYKRLAEEKQLHDQEVIQSLQWLVLQHESERSILEDQLKSCSEKLKPFGKRDYEGDHSEVAEENHSSLNTNLDDAFHNTLFSSLDMDLSAE; encoded by the coding sequence ATGCAGATTATTCGTTTTGTATATTTCTTGTTCATTTTGTGCTCAGTCTTTGAGTTCAATAAGAGATTTCTGGGTTGTTTCTTGGATTTTGTTTTCATGGATTGTGTTGAATCCCTGAAGCGTTTGAGTATGAATGCTGATTTGGGATTTGGGTTTCTGGTGATTGGGTGGTTTGGGCAACTGTATAAAGTTTTGGGGTTGTTCTTGTTGTTTGGTTTGGGATTGAGGGTCTTGCAATTTAGTTGGTACTTTTATGGAAAATCAGGTGAATTGAGAAATGGGTGTTGCTCCAAAATTGATTTTGATGGGAAGTGTAGTGCAAAGATGAAGTTTTGCAAGTCTGGGCTGTTAAAACTGTTGATGAATTCGAACTTAGAAGTGGGAAAAAATGAAACCAGAAATGGTGGTTTATTGGATAAAGTGAAATGTGTTTCAGATGAGGAATTGGATGATGAAAGGGAGGAGTATGAACAAGAGTGTTACGATGAAGACAAAGTGTTTGATGTTTTGTCACTGAGAAAAATGGTTGAGCTTGAAAGGCACAGAGCAAATGCTGCTTGTTTGGAACTTGAAAAGGAGAGAATGGCTGCTGCTACAGCAGCTGAGGAGACAATGGCTATGATTTTGCGCTTACAGAATGAGAAGAGTTTAGTTGAAATGGAAGCAAATCAATATAAAAGGTTGGCTGAAGAGAAGCAACTCCATGACCAAGAAGTGATCCAATCATTACAATGGCTTGTACTTCAGCATGAATCAGAGAGAAGTATCTTGGAAGACCAACTCAAATCATGTAGTGAAAAGTTGAAGCCTTTTGGGAAAAGGGATTATGAAGGGGACCACTCAGAAGTAGCTGAGGAGAATCATAGTTCTCTCAACACCAATCTTGATGATGCTTTTCACAATACCCTCTTTAGTTCTCTTGACATGGATTTGTCAGCAGagtaa